From Woronichinia naegeliana WA131, the proteins below share one genomic window:
- a CDS encoding transposase, with translation MLEWWTKNFASCELGDERLNNRAFSIGKKLSEGFGKALSEVFKGGNELKRAYEFLGIRKQTLSR, from the coding sequence ATGTTGGAATGGTGGACAAAAAACTTTGCCAGTTGTGAATTGGGAGACGAGAGGCTAAACAATCGTGCCTTCTCGATTGGGAAAAAGTTAAGTGAGGGGTTTGGAAAAGCCTTATCAGAAGTGTTTAAGGGAGGAAACGAGTTAAAGAGGGCCTATGAATTTTTGGGAATCCGAAAACAGACTTTGTCAAGATAA
- the gmk gene encoding guanylate kinase has protein sequence MTKGELIVVTGPSGVGKGTLVKALLENQKDLFVSISATTREPRPGEVEGQSYYFLSQSQFKDLIEQQQLLEWAEYAGNYYGTPCSAVIEKITQGHKVLLEIEVLGARQVKESFPEALLIFILPPSEAELEKRLRERGLDSEAAIARRLSKAKEELAVSQEFDHCIINDDLNLALSQLEQIIWPAITKPY, from the coding sequence ATGACTAAGGGAGAATTAATTGTCGTAACAGGGCCCAGTGGCGTGGGCAAAGGCACGCTCGTCAAAGCGTTACTGGAAAATCAAAAAGATTTATTTGTCTCTATTTCTGCCACCACCCGTGAGCCGCGCCCAGGAGAAGTTGAAGGCCAGTCCTATTATTTTCTCTCCCAGTCTCAGTTTAAAGATTTGATTGAACAGCAACAACTGTTGGAATGGGCAGAATATGCAGGCAATTATTACGGCACACCTTGCTCTGCTGTGATCGAAAAAATTACCCAGGGTCACAAAGTTTTATTGGAAATTGAGGTGCTAGGAGCAAGACAGGTTAAAGAAAGTTTTCCTGAAGCTTTGCTGATTTTTATTTTGCCGCCCTCAGAAGCAGAGTTAGAAAAACGTTTAAGAGAAAGGGGTCTGGATTCCGAAGCCGCGATCGCCCGTCGTTTAAGTAAAGCCAAAGAGGAGCTAGCGGTGAGTCAGGAGTTTGATCATTGCATTATCAATGATGACTTGAATTTAGCTTTGAGCCAATTAGAACAAATTATCTGGCCAGCCATTACTAAACCCTATTAA
- the tsaE gene encoding tRNA (adenosine(37)-N6)-threonylcarbamoyltransferase complex ATPase subunit type 1 TsaE has product MIDTMTASSTVQLPLVDQAATLDFGQKLGQSLPAGTVLLLKGELGAGKTTLVQGIGLGLGIVEPIVSPTFTLVNEYHEGRIPLYHLDLYRLDLLAVKGLHLEQYWDERENPLGLVAIEWAERLLNKPESYLEINLQYRGQAREICLLSYGDNHLNQESYL; this is encoded by the coding sequence ATGATTGATACGATGACGGCCTCTTCTACTGTTCAATTACCCCTAGTCGATCAGGCGGCAACCCTAGACTTTGGACAAAAACTGGGGCAATCTTTGCCCGCTGGAACGGTTCTCTTACTAAAGGGAGAATTGGGGGCAGGCAAAACAACGCTAGTACAAGGAATCGGTCTGGGGCTAGGGATTGTGGAACCGATTGTGAGTCCGACCTTTACCCTGGTTAATGAATACCATGAAGGTCGTATTCCCCTCTATCATCTTGATCTTTATCGTCTCGATCTCCTGGCTGTTAAGGGACTTCATCTAGAGCAATATTGGGATGAACGGGAAAATCCCTTGGGGCTAGTGGCGATCGAGTGGGCTGAACGATTATTAAACAAGCCCGAAAGTTATCTAGAAATTAATCTACAATATCGGGGGCAAGCAAGAGAAATTTGCCTTTTGAGCTATGGGGATAATCATTTAAACCAAGAGAGTTATTTATGA
- a CDS encoding IS1 family transposase produces MSILKKSSMKILNDVGLCQEKEDALFKKNCPHCYSENVKIHSHYQTKGNGERKMFICQECSSCFAETYGSVIAGLETPLSEIVKVLKARMEGIGLNAAARVFGYAKTTILNWEKKLSGLQETLFLYALVNEFVKLVIEGDELYTKVVKNKEASASEGWTIVLMDRASRFIWHLKCGRKEQKLFLEAMMTVAELFERSAESLQLFTDGEKRYSQLLFNICHEVLRTGKRGRPTKVLPKGLVVRLKNKSSKRRDSEGKLKKVETPKPEHPETTEKPEEKDVHANHVEAFNSAIRRYLAAFRRRTNTYAKSVVGLQRVLDIFWMVHNFVRSHFTTREVPAVALGIIEKGLTWEDLLQIRLIS; encoded by the coding sequence ATGTCAATATTAAAGAAAAGCTCTATGAAAATCCTGAATGATGTTGGCTTGTGCCAAGAGAAAGAGGATGCCTTATTCAAGAAAAACTGTCCTCATTGCTATAGTGAAAATGTAAAAATACATTCTCATTATCAAACGAAAGGTAACGGGGAACGTAAAATGTTCATTTGTCAAGAATGTAGTTCTTGTTTTGCTGAGACTTATGGTAGCGTAATCGCTGGCTTAGAAACCCCATTAAGTGAAATTGTAAAAGTATTAAAAGCCAGAATGGAAGGAATAGGATTGAATGCAGCAGCCCGAGTATTCGGCTACGCGAAAACAACAATATTGAATTGGGAAAAGAAATTATCAGGATTACAAGAGACATTATTTTTATACGCCTTAGTGAATGAATTTGTTAAATTAGTAATAGAAGGGGATGAACTATACACAAAAGTTGTAAAAAATAAAGAAGCAAGTGCCTCTGAGGGGTGGACAATCGTGCTCATGGACAGGGCTAGCCGCTTTATTTGGCATTTAAAATGTGGTCGAAAAGAGCAGAAATTATTTCTAGAAGCAATGATGACGGTAGCGGAATTATTTGAAAGGAGTGCAGAATCTCTCCAGTTATTTACAGATGGAGAAAAGCGATATAGTCAACTGCTATTTAATATTTGTCACGAAGTATTAAGGACTGGAAAGCGAGGTCGTCCCACCAAAGTATTACCGAAGGGTCTTGTGGTAAGACTAAAAAATAAGAGTAGTAAACGTCGAGATTCTGAGGGTAAACTCAAGAAAGTAGAAACTCCGAAACCAGAACATCCAGAGACAACAGAAAAACCAGAAGAAAAGGACGTCCATGCCAACCACGTTGAGGCATTTAATAGTGCTATCCGACGCTATTTAGCCGCCTTTCGTCGTCGTACAAATACTTATGCTAAATCTGTTGTGGGATTACAGCGAGTCCTAGATATTTTCTGGATGGTTCATAACTTTGTTCGCAGCCATTTTACGACTAGAGAAGTTCCTGCTGTAGCTCTCGGTATAATTGAAAAAGGGTTAACTTGGGAGGACTTACTCCAAATTCGCCTGATTTCTTGA
- a CDS encoding ISKra4 family transposase has product MKTLVGEVEISQKQARKLKVSPKIVLSPGLEKCCLRASAKTSYQQAEEDIEELMGIKVGHSSLHRLVERTELPLAQAQSESAGVSIDGGKICLRGEEKEGGQWRDYKLVSLHGNVCEAFFQDPEGLKNWSNVQPLSPIVTFLGDGHPGIWNAVESFATQSWLIRREVLDWYHLKENLFKVGGSLKRLEAVEHLLWRGFVNKAIDAFDGVKSKRAKNFQAYLTKHYQRIPDYQYYQQLGIVIGSGDVESKIKQVGARVKLSGARWHLHNVSRILRLRCAYLNHSPLLSVNVLS; this is encoded by the coding sequence ATCAAAACCCTAGTCGGAGAAGTGGAAATAAGCCAAAAACAAGCCAGAAAACTAAAGGTGTCGCCAAAAATCGTCTTAAGTCCAGGTTTAGAGAAATGCTGTCTAAGAGCCAGTGCGAAAACATCCTACCAACAAGCAGAAGAAGATATAGAGGAGTTGATGGGGATAAAAGTAGGACATAGCAGTTTACATCGCTTGGTAGAACGGACAGAACTGCCCTTAGCTCAAGCTCAGTCAGAGAGTGCGGGGGTCAGTATAGATGGGGGAAAGATTTGTCTGCGGGGCGAGGAGAAGGAAGGGGGACAGTGGCGAGATTATAAACTGGTGAGTCTTCATGGCAATGTCTGTGAAGCCTTTTTCCAAGACCCAGAGGGCTTAAAGAATTGGAGCAATGTTCAACCTTTGTCCCCAATAGTGACCTTTTTGGGAGATGGTCATCCCGGAATCTGGAATGCGGTAGAGAGTTTCGCCACTCAATCGTGGCTGATACGACGAGAGGTGTTGGATTGGTATCATCTCAAGGAGAATCTGTTCAAAGTGGGTGGCTCTCTCAAACGGCTAGAAGCAGTGGAGCATTTACTGTGGCGGGGTTTTGTGAACAAGGCAATAGATGCGTTTGATGGAGTCAAAAGCAAGAGGGCAAAGAATTTTCAAGCCTATTTGACGAAGCATTATCAGCGTATCCCTGATTACCAATACTATCAACAGCTTGGTATTGTGATTGGTTCTGGTGATGTGGAGTCTAAGATTAAACAGGTGGGAGCTAGGGTTAAATTGTCGGGAGCACGTTGGCATCTTCATAATGTTTCTCGTATTCTTCGGCTACGATGTGCTTATCTCAATCACTCTCCTCTTTTGAGTGTCAATGTATTATCTTAA
- a CDS encoding IS4 family transposase, producing MTTAAVEEYKIMLSVGDTTFLDYRNIKEKREGYGPTGKGGNGLILHSALAIEPEKGQVLGLLWQKLWNREVKEKPPTDETAKQKKERQKEQRKAARQRPFEEKESYKWVEALNTCEKQVESSTRVIHVFDREGDVSEVFDSVRQLKHTGVLVRASHNRSLDKNSERLWQHLESEPIRFHQEIEIPSTGKRKARKVKLAVRFCSVNLRTPYRFDNRDPLNVYAVYATEIDCPEGETPLSWMLLTTEVVETIEMAVTILRWYTYRWRVEEFHKVLKSGCQSERYRLASDGMKTLLGFLSVIAVELLHVTYLHRTQPDALAIEILNPLQLQVLKAAASQKLPPILTVAWAVESVAFLGGYLEHRRKTPLGIQVLWRGWLKLHDLCQGWQLAIRT from the coding sequence ATGACAACTGCCGCCGTAGAAGAATATAAGATAATGCTATCAGTCGGAGATACGACCTTCTTAGATTATCGCAATATCAAGGAAAAAAGGGAAGGGTATGGGCCGACTGGAAAAGGAGGGAATGGATTAATACTGCATAGTGCTTTAGCAATTGAGCCAGAAAAAGGACAAGTATTAGGTTTATTATGGCAAAAACTGTGGAATAGGGAGGTAAAAGAAAAGCCCCCAACAGATGAAACGGCGAAGCAGAAAAAAGAAAGACAGAAAGAACAAAGAAAAGCAGCTCGTCAAAGACCATTTGAGGAAAAAGAATCCTACAAATGGGTAGAGGCTCTAAACACCTGTGAGAAACAGGTAGAAAGTTCAACGAGGGTAATTCATGTATTTGACAGAGAAGGAGATGTTTCAGAAGTCTTTGACTCAGTGCGTCAACTCAAGCATACAGGAGTGCTGGTCAGAGCGTCTCATAATCGTAGTTTAGACAAAAATAGTGAACGACTTTGGCAACATTTGGAATCAGAACCGATTCGTTTTCATCAAGAAATCGAGATTCCGAGTACAGGAAAAAGAAAAGCACGGAAGGTTAAGCTTGCCGTCCGATTTTGCTCAGTTAATCTACGAACTCCCTATCGTTTTGATAATCGTGACCCGTTGAATGTCTATGCTGTTTATGCGACAGAAATCGATTGTCCCGAAGGCGAAACTCCTTTATCTTGGATGCTTCTGACTACAGAAGTTGTTGAGACTATTGAGATGGCTGTCACTATTCTTCGTTGGTACACCTACCGATGGCGGGTTGAAGAATTTCATAAAGTCCTTAAGTCTGGTTGTCAGAGTGAGCGTTATCGACTTGCCTCTGATGGAATGAAAACTCTTTTGGGTTTTTTAAGTGTCATTGCTGTTGAACTTTTACACGTTACTTATCTTCATCGTACCCAGCCCGATGCTCTCGCGATTGAAATTCTTAATCCTCTTCAACTTCAGGTGTTAAAAGCAGCCGCCTCTCAAAAACTTCCCCCTATTTTGACTGTTGCTTGGGCTGTCGAGTCTGTTGCTTTTCTTGGTGGTTATCTTGAACATCGTCGTAAAACTCCTCTCGGTATCCAAGTCCTTTGGCGCGGTTGGTTGAAGTTGCATGACCTTTGCCAAGGCTGGCAGCTTGCAATCCGCACTTAA